In Gemmatimonadota bacterium, one genomic interval encodes:
- a CDS encoding quinone oxidoreductase, giving the protein MKAIRISQYGGAEVLSFEDIDVADPDEGQVRITVEAAGVNFIDTYHRTGLYPLNLPLTLGLEGAGIVNAVGAGVSDLAEGDRVAWKSVEGSYAEQVVADAAEVVKIPSDVATKTAAAVMLQGLTSHYLVNSTYPVREGDTCLIHAAAGGVGLLLVQMAKMRGARVIGTTSTEEKAALARGAGADDIILYTERDFEAEVLRLTDGQGVEVVYDSVAKATWEKSINCLKPRGYMVFFGNASGPVPPIDPLLLSQKGSIYLTRPTLNSYTQTREEYLQRTREVMGWVQDGSLDVRIGEAHPLENAAEAHNRLEGRLTTGKVLLIP; this is encoded by the coding sequence GTGAAAGCTATTCGCATATCGCAATACGGTGGTGCAGAAGTTTTGAGTTTTGAAGATATTGATGTAGCAGATCCAGACGAGGGACAGGTGCGGATTACCGTAGAAGCAGCGGGTGTCAATTTTATCGATACCTATCACCGCACCGGCCTTTATCCTCTGAATTTGCCGTTGACGCTGGGACTGGAAGGCGCGGGCATTGTGAACGCGGTGGGTGCGGGGGTTTCGGATTTGGCTGAGGGCGACCGCGTGGCATGGAAAAGTGTGGAGGGCTCTTATGCCGAGCAAGTTGTCGCAGACGCAGCCGAGGTGGTCAAAATTCCCTCAGATGTCGCTACTAAAACCGCAGCCGCGGTGATGTTGCAAGGGCTGACTTCGCATTATCTGGTCAATAGTACCTATCCGGTTCGAGAAGGCGATACCTGCCTTATCCACGCAGCCGCAGGAGGCGTTGGTCTTTTGCTCGTACAGATGGCAAAAATGCGCGGGGCGCGGGTTATTGGCACCACATCTACAGAAGAAAAAGCGGCTCTGGCACGGGGCGCTGGTGCCGATGATATTATTCTTTATACCGAACGGGATTTTGAAGCCGAAGTTCTGCGCCTCACAGATGGGCAGGGCGTCGAGGTGGTTTACGATTCTGTTGCCAAAGCCACCTGGGAGAAAAGCATCAATTGCCTCAAACCGCGCGGTTATATGGTCTTTTTTGGCAATGCCAGTGGGCCGGTTCCGCCGATTGATCCTCTGCTTCTGTCGCAAAAAGGGTCTATTTATCTCACGCGCCCGACGCTCAATAGCTACACGCAGACCCGCGAAGAATATCTCCAGCGTACCCGCGAGGTTATGGGTTGGGTTCAAGACGGCAGCCTGGATGTGCGTATTGGCGAAGCGCATCCTCTTGAGAATGCGGCCGAAGCACATAATCGCCTCGAAGGTCGGCTGACTACGGGGAAAGTGCTGTTGATCCCATAA
- a CDS encoding 8-oxo-dGTP diphosphatase — MCIENHTTLILLVRGDPITRVLLGYKKRGFGAGKYTGIGGKIEPGETVRAAAVREMREETGVVMSPHDLVDAGHVTFYFPARPKWNLTTRIFIGRRWQGEPTETGEIRPVWFDIDHLPFDTMWDDATYWYPYVLAHKRVRAIFTFSTDCKTVATSEIEMW; from the coding sequence ATGTGTATCGAAAATCACACCACGCTGATACTGCTCGTGAGGGGTGATCCCATAACCCGTGTTTTGCTCGGTTATAAAAAACGCGGGTTTGGTGCGGGGAAATATACGGGTATTGGCGGGAAAATTGAACCCGGTGAAACGGTGCGTGCAGCCGCTGTGCGCGAAATGCGTGAAGAAACAGGCGTTGTGATGTCACCTCATGACCTTGTGGATGCCGGGCATGTGACGTTTTATTTTCCCGCCCGTCCCAAATGGAATCTCACGACCCGTATTTTTATTGGGCGCAGGTGGCAGGGCGAGCCGACGGAAACAGGGGAAATACGCCCCGTGTGGTTTGATATCGATCACCTGCCCTTTGATACCATGTGGGATGATGCTACCTATTGGTATCCCTATGTGTTGGCGCATAAGCGCGTCAGAGCGATATTTACATTTTCGACCGACTGCAAAACCGTCGCGACCAGCGAGATTGAGATGTGGTAG
- a CDS encoding RNA polymerase sigma factor RpoD/SigA — protein MTTSTKSVSKDALHHYLEDVASSQPLSSEEEVALAVRIRKGDQEARAKLIEANLRFVITVAYEYQNQGVPLVDLISAGNVGLITAAERFDETRGFKFISYAVWWIRQSILQTLAEHARVVRLPLNRVELLRRISRCRSSRQQETSTRTAEEEIAEELDIPVEQVMDILTSGQRTLSLDTSLGDGENSLLEMMPDNSQESPDAMALRNTLKAEISSALSTLDEREQKVIRLYFGLGGGAEMTLEEIGKKFRLTRERIRQIKEKALRKLRHPTRGRKLMPYADDT, from the coding sequence TTGACTACATCGACTAAAAGTGTTTCCAAAGATGCATTGCATCACTATCTCGAAGATGTGGCTTCGTCTCAACCTCTATCTTCCGAAGAGGAAGTTGCGCTCGCTGTTCGCATTCGCAAAGGCGATCAGGAAGCGCGGGCAAAACTCATTGAAGCCAATCTGCGCTTTGTGATTACAGTTGCCTACGAATATCAAAATCAGGGCGTACCGCTCGTGGATCTCATTAGCGCGGGAAACGTCGGTTTGATCACAGCGGCAGAGCGCTTTGACGAGACGAGGGGTTTTAAGTTTATCTCTTATGCTGTTTGGTGGATTCGCCAATCTATTTTACAAACCCTGGCGGAACACGCCAGGGTCGTGCGCCTTCCGCTCAATCGCGTGGAATTGCTCAGACGCATATCTCGCTGTAGAAGTAGCCGGCAGCAAGAGACTTCGACGCGCACTGCGGAAGAAGAAATTGCCGAAGAATTGGATATTCCGGTAGAGCAGGTTATGGATATTCTCACCAGCGGACAGCGCACCTTGTCTCTCGATACGTCTCTTGGCGATGGGGAAAATAGCCTTCTTGAGATGATGCCCGACAATTCTCAAGAGTCACCCGACGCAATGGCATTGAGAAATACCCTCAAAGCTGAAATCTCAAGTGCTTTGAGCACCCTTGATGAGCGCGAGCAAAAAGTGATCCGACTCTATTTTGGATTGGGCGGCGGTGCGGAGATGACGCTCGAAGAAATTGGTAAGAAATTTCGCCTGACGCGCGAACGGATTCGTCAAATAAAAGAAAAAGCACTTCGAAAATTGCGCCATCCCACGCGAGGGCGAAAATTGATGCCCTATGCCGATGATACCTGA
- the murD gene encoding UDP-N-acetylmuramoyl-L-alanine--D-glutamate ligase produces the protein MNLKGQRVTVMGLGLFGGGVGAVRFLVREGAVVTVTDLRPEKDLRASVRALNGLPIAFKLEGHEETDFRNADLIVANPAVPRSSRYLKIAESADVPITSEICLFVERCPAPIIGITGSSGKTTTTSLIGEMLKQKDKRTRIGGNIGGSLLDELDLLHADVPIVLELSSFQLDRLGDLSWSPHIAVTTNFAPNHIDIHGSLQAYRQAKQQIVRHQTKSDWTSVNGEYAEMSRWAGAGQRVVFAVEGEGDVFVRGGKIQHTINGEKRTVCSVDTISLRGRHNLANALAATGAAVISGVSEEKIAEVLQTFQGVPHRLEPVAEVNGALYVNDSIATSPDRTQTALLSFDKPIVLIAGGYDKGIAFDDLGEAIAEKVAHLIVMGETGEAIAATAKGKTNIHRVKNLEEAMDCATSLAQSGDVVLLSPASASYDQFRNFEERGERFRKCVEKLRN, from the coding sequence GTGAACCTAAAAGGCCAGCGCGTCACAGTAATGGGATTGGGATTATTTGGCGGGGGCGTGGGAGCAGTGCGTTTTCTGGTACGCGAAGGCGCGGTGGTGACAGTAACGGACTTGCGCCCTGAAAAAGACCTGCGCGCTTCGGTACGCGCCCTGAATGGATTACCCATCGCCTTTAAGCTGGAGGGGCACGAAGAAACAGATTTTCGGAACGCAGATTTAATTGTCGCCAATCCCGCGGTACCCCGGTCATCGCGATACTTGAAAATCGCAGAATCTGCGGACGTGCCCATCACATCGGAAATCTGCCTATTTGTCGAACGCTGTCCCGCGCCCATAATCGGCATAACGGGCAGCAGTGGCAAAACCACGACAACCTCGCTCATAGGAGAAATGCTCAAGCAAAAAGATAAACGCACGCGAATCGGCGGCAATATCGGAGGATCCCTGCTGGACGAATTGGATCTGCTACACGCCGATGTACCTATCGTACTGGAATTATCGAGCTTTCAACTCGACCGATTGGGCGATTTATCGTGGAGTCCTCACATCGCTGTCACAACCAACTTTGCGCCAAATCACATCGACATTCACGGATCTCTACAAGCGTATCGACAAGCCAAGCAACAAATCGTCAGGCACCAGACAAAAAGCGATTGGACAAGTGTCAACGGAGAATATGCCGAAATGTCTCGTTGGGCGGGTGCAGGGCAGCGGGTGGTATTTGCCGTTGAAGGCGAAGGAGATGTATTTGTCCGCGGGGGAAAAATTCAACATACAATCAATGGCGAGAAGCGAACCGTCTGTTCTGTAGATACCATATCCTTGCGCGGTCGGCACAACCTCGCCAACGCACTGGCAGCCACGGGAGCAGCGGTCATAAGCGGCGTATCTGAAGAAAAGATCGCCGAAGTATTGCAGACATTTCAGGGGGTACCGCACAGACTGGAGCCGGTAGCAGAAGTCAACGGCGCACTCTATGTGAACGATTCAATAGCCACGAGTCCCGACCGCACGCAAACAGCACTCCTATCATTTGACAAACCAATCGTGCTGATCGCCGGCGGCTACGATAAGGGCATTGCATTTGACGATCTGGGAGAGGCAATAGCAGAAAAGGTCGCACATCTAATAGTGATGGGCGAAACCGGGGAAGCAATTGCGGCAACGGCAAAAGGGAAAACCAATATTCACCGCGTAAAAAATTTGGAAGAAGCGATGGATTGCGCGACAAGCCTCGCACAATCTGGCGATGTGGTATTGCTATCGCCAGCATCGGCGAGTTACGACCAGTTTCGCAATTTTGAAGAGCGCGGTGAGCGGTTTCGAAAATGCGTGGAAAAATTGAGAAATTAG
- a CDS encoding MoxR family ATPase, with protein sequence MPEASPREELQAVEQLKTAYDQIVAEIGKVIIGQREIVDQLLIALLCGGHCLLVGVPGLAKTLLISTLARALDLSFSRIQFTPDLMPSDITGTELLEEDQTTGHKAFRFVKGPLFANIILADEINRTPPKTQAALLQAMQEHEVTAGGGTFRLEEPFFVLATQNPIEQEGTYPLPEAQLDRFIFNLWIDYPTQEEERAIVKATTGAQTHDVQPVINAEQIRDLQQLIRKVPVADHIVDHAVDLVRKTRPQNADTSIGHMLRWGAGPRASQCLILGAKARAVLSGRYAPSIDDVSFVAKPVLRHRLVTNFNAEAEGITPVDLIDQLLKE encoded by the coding sequence ATGCCCGAAGCATCACCTCGTGAAGAACTCCAGGCAGTTGAACAATTAAAAACCGCGTATGACCAGATCGTCGCCGAAATTGGCAAAGTGATTATTGGCCAGCGAGAAATCGTCGATCAGCTCCTCATTGCCCTCCTCTGCGGGGGCCATTGTTTGCTCGTCGGCGTACCCGGCCTTGCCAAAACACTCCTCATCAGCACCCTCGCACGCGCCCTTGACCTGTCTTTCAGCCGCATCCAATTTACCCCCGACCTCATGCCTTCGGACATCACGGGCACAGAACTCCTCGAAGAAGACCAGACCACCGGACACAAAGCATTTCGCTTTGTCAAAGGTCCCTTATTTGCCAACATCATCCTGGCTGATGAAATCAACCGCACCCCGCCCAAAACTCAGGCCGCCTTATTGCAGGCCATGCAAGAACACGAAGTCACCGCCGGGGGGGGAACCTTTCGCCTCGAAGAACCCTTCTTTGTCTTAGCCACACAAAATCCCATCGAACAAGAAGGCACCTATCCCCTGCCCGAGGCCCAACTCGACCGCTTCATATTTAACCTGTGGATCGATTATCCCACCCAGGAAGAAGAACGCGCCATTGTCAAAGCCACCACAGGTGCCCAAACCCACGACGTGCAGCCCGTAATCAACGCCGAACAAATTCGCGACCTCCAGCAACTCATCCGCAAAGTTCCAGTAGCCGATCACATCGTAGATCACGCGGTAGATCTCGTCCGCAAAACCCGCCCTCAAAATGCTGACACATCCATCGGCCACATGCTCAGATGGGGCGCAGGACCACGCGCCTCCCAATGCCTCATCCTCGGTGCCAAAGCGCGCGCCGTACTCAGCGGACGCTACGCACCGTCTATAGACGACGTATCTTTTGTCGCCAAACCCGTCTTGCGCCATCGCCTCGTCACGAATTTCAACGCCGAAGCCGAAGGCATCACCCCGGTCGATCTCATTGATCAATTGTTAAAAGAATAG
- a CDS encoding asparagine synthetase B: MILQQKNARHTYFTLLILLLILATSSPCTAAIGGGSANIGKILIPMDVSQTDHLKAYGIAYWALQQGHPVEWLLNYRGGSFLIDHHETIAREARIRAVSFQAISAAQATRIYADIESGNMNRMRLEKAPRIAVYTPPNKQPWDDAVTLALTYAEIPYTTLWDEEVLSGKLENFDWLHLHHEDFTGQYGKFYRSHGHTLWYRQQQAGFKALAGKLGFAKVAHLKGAVAQAIYNYVAQGGFLFAMCSATDTFDIALAARGIDIVDSVYDGDPADPQARQKLDFSRTAAFENFNLVMDPLEYEHADIDLSPIEMSQVKNADIDAFSLFEFSAKYDPVPTMLTQNHTPIVPGFLGQTTAFRKNRIKKSVTIMGDIPGTDHVKYIHGNIGKGTFTFYAGHDPEDYQHFVNDPPTQLALHKNSPGYRLILNNILFPAAKKEKRKT, translated from the coding sequence ATGATATTACAACAAAAAAATGCAAGACACACATACTTCACACTTCTCATCCTGCTCCTCATCCTCGCAACATCCTCTCCCTGCACAGCGGCGATTGGTGGTGGAAGTGCGAACATCGGCAAAATACTCATCCCCATGGACGTATCGCAAACAGATCACCTCAAAGCCTACGGCATTGCGTATTGGGCATTGCAACAGGGCCATCCCGTCGAATGGTTGCTCAACTACCGCGGCGGATCCTTCCTCATCGACCACCACGAAACCATCGCGCGCGAAGCCCGCATCCGCGCCGTCTCCTTTCAGGCCATCTCAGCCGCGCAGGCCACGCGCATCTACGCCGACATTGAATCCGGCAACATGAACCGCATGCGCCTTGAAAAAGCTCCTCGTATCGCCGTCTATACCCCCCCGAACAAACAGCCCTGGGACGACGCCGTCACACTGGCCCTCACGTACGCGGAAATCCCCTACACCACATTGTGGGACGAAGAAGTCCTCAGCGGCAAACTCGAAAACTTCGACTGGCTGCACCTGCATCACGAAGACTTCACAGGACAATACGGCAAATTTTATCGCAGCCACGGCCACACCCTCTGGTACCGACAACAACAGGCCGGATTCAAAGCTCTCGCTGGCAAATTGGGATTCGCCAAAGTAGCCCATCTCAAAGGCGCGGTTGCACAGGCCATTTACAACTACGTCGCGCAGGGCGGATTTCTCTTTGCCATGTGCTCTGCCACCGATACCTTTGACATTGCCCTTGCAGCGCGCGGAATCGACATCGTCGATAGCGTTTACGACGGCGACCCCGCAGATCCACAGGCGCGTCAAAAACTCGATTTCTCGCGCACAGCAGCCTTTGAAAACTTCAACCTCGTTATGGACCCCCTCGAATACGAACACGCCGACATCGACCTGTCGCCCATTGAGATGAGCCAGGTCAAAAATGCCGATATCGACGCCTTTTCACTATTTGAATTCTCGGCAAAATACGATCCCGTACCCACCATGCTCACGCAAAACCACACGCCCATCGTCCCCGGCTTTTTGGGCCAGACCACGGCCTTTCGCAAAAACCGCATCAAAAAATCCGTCACCATCATGGGCGACATACCCGGCACAGACCACGTCAAATACATCCACGGCAACATCGGCAAAGGCACGTTCACATTTTATGCGGGACACGACCCGGAAGACTATCAACACTTTGTCAACGACCCGCCCACGCAACTCGCACTGCACAAAAATTCGCCGGGCTATCGCCTCATACTCAACAATATTCTCTTCCCGGCGGCGAAAAAGGAAAAACGCAAAACATAG
- a CDS encoding tetratricopeptide repeat protein: protein MRKRQRTNKIWFFRGSCYIAILLLLAGTAIASAEQINAALRRAIALEAKKDFTSAIHIYRGLYIQHPHRADLLMRLESALSRAGRYDEVAVLFRQRLLSVPNDNNARLRLGIALFELGQIDSAAASWELLLQKATSTHPFAIIADRYRKRNLDKRAEQTYRRARIALQDTTLFARELAEVAERRAHYPNAVREYLIWIRQNPQYRAHVEARLRDFAQNGDQHAEIFDLLSSPKDQTDLSLLIEYALPAGFVAQTLDLLLSPNAPTDNNWNYLFRIAHYALDNENPPIAIAAYRAICDRADRPHHLARAQLGLGKAYQLANRPAEAQTHYSDLIARHPNRAEADEARFLVGIILRDHHNDAAGAQQAFQNLIQTHRRSTWRYKALFALAEGHLQANGTDKTRNIYHQIIAERATASEATEARFRLAELHFLSGQIDQAQTLLDAVLKTDVNRDIINDTIALSALLQEGQRADATLLNAYAGACLKLRQKDQNGALHAFETLHRAHPQSFLADRLLDHQAKIYADQKRYPQALQTYRKLIATQPESPLSPAAYIAQGAIYDKYLGQYYDAQKVYETLLVNYPTSLEADIARERLRNLRQKIETLEKTKEAG from the coding sequence ATGCGAAAAAGACAACGGACGAATAAAATTTGGTTTTTTCGAGGTAGTTGCTATATCGCCATCCTCCTCTTACTCGCGGGAACGGCAATCGCATCTGCCGAGCAGATCAATGCCGCGCTACGGCGCGCAATAGCCCTTGAAGCAAAAAAGGACTTCACGAGCGCGATCCACATCTACCGCGGGCTTTACATCCAGCATCCCCATCGCGCCGACCTTCTCATGCGCCTCGAATCCGCACTTTCGCGGGCGGGCAGATATGACGAAGTCGCCGTGCTGTTTCGCCAACGCCTCTTATCTGTTCCAAACGATAACAACGCGCGCCTTCGTCTGGGCATTGCCCTCTTTGAACTGGGCCAAATAGATTCCGCCGCCGCATCCTGGGAACTCCTGCTCCAGAAAGCGACCAGCACACACCCCTTTGCCATCATTGCCGACCGCTATCGCAAACGCAACCTCGACAAACGCGCCGAACAGACCTATCGCCGCGCGAGAATCGCACTCCAGGACACAACGCTGTTTGCCCGCGAACTCGCCGAAGTCGCCGAACGCCGCGCCCATTATCCCAATGCCGTGCGCGAATATCTGATCTGGATTCGACAAAACCCGCAGTATCGCGCACACGTTGAAGCACGCCTGCGCGACTTTGCCCAAAACGGCGACCAGCACGCCGAGATCTTTGACCTGCTCTCATCGCCCAAAGACCAAACCGATCTCAGCCTGCTCATCGAATACGCCCTGCCCGCTGGGTTTGTCGCGCAAACACTCGACCTTTTGCTCTCGCCCAATGCGCCCACAGACAATAACTGGAATTATCTGTTCCGCATTGCGCACTACGCCCTCGACAATGAAAATCCCCCAATCGCTATTGCCGCTTATCGGGCAATATGTGACCGCGCAGACCGTCCCCACCATCTCGCGCGCGCGCAATTGGGCCTGGGCAAAGCATATCAGCTTGCAAACCGCCCCGCCGAGGCACAAACCCACTACAGCGACCTCATCGCCCGCCACCCCAACCGCGCAGAGGCCGACGAAGCCCGTTTTCTCGTGGGCATCATCTTGCGCGACCACCACAATGACGCTGCAGGTGCCCAGCAGGCATTTCAAAACCTGATCCAGACCCATCGACGCAGCACCTGGCGATACAAAGCGCTATTTGCCCTCGCCGAAGGCCATCTACAGGCGAACGGCACAGATAAGACGCGGAATATCTACCACCAGATCATCGCCGAAAGAGCGACCGCCTCCGAAGCGACCGAAGCCCGCTTTCGCCTCGCCGAATTGCATTTTCTATCGGGCCAGATCGACCAGGCTCAAACCCTGCTCGACGCCGTGCTCAAAACAGATGTCAACCGCGACATCATCAACGACACCATCGCCCTATCCGCGCTATTACAAGAAGGTCAGCGCGCAGACGCAACCCTGCTCAACGCGTATGCCGGTGCCTGCCTCAAGCTGCGTCAAAAAGATCAAAACGGAGCATTGCACGCTTTTGAAACACTCCATCGCGCCCATCCGCAATCCTTTCTCGCGGATCGCTTGCTCGACCATCAGGCAAAAATATACGCCGACCAAAAACGCTACCCACAAGCCCTTCAGACCTATCGCAAACTCATCGCCACGCAACCCGAAAGCCCGCTTTCCCCCGCCGCATACATCGCACAGGGCGCGATCTACGACAAATACCTCGGACAATATTACGACGCGCAAAAAGTCTATGAAACCCTGCTCGTCAACTATCCCACAAGCCTCGAAGCCGACATAGCACGCGAGCGATTGCGAAACCTCCGACAAAAAATCGAAACCCTCGAAAAAACAAAGGAAGCGGGATGA
- a CDS encoding DUF4159 domain-containing protein, whose protein sequence is MRHFYLLLLIISAPSLAQLQDPPAAFTIARLKYDGGGDWYNGPTEIPNLLAFIRQHTPIRTAEQEAQVALTDEHLFAYPVLFLTGHGNIRFSEEELRRLRLYLERGGFLFANDDYGLDESFRREIKRAFPDKKLVPLPPSFGLFKTPFQFPNGLPKIHEHDGDPPQALGLFHEDRLIVFYNTSSDIADGWDDPDVHNDPPEKRQEALKMGTNVIVWALTH, encoded by the coding sequence ATGCGCCATTTCTACCTCTTACTCCTGATAATCTCTGCGCCCAGCCTGGCGCAATTGCAAGACCCGCCCGCTGCATTCACCATAGCGCGTCTCAAATACGACGGCGGCGGTGATTGGTACAATGGCCCAACAGAAATCCCCAACCTGCTCGCATTTATCAGACAGCACACGCCCATACGCACCGCCGAGCAAGAAGCTCAGGTCGCGCTCACCGACGAACACCTCTTTGCCTATCCCGTGCTATTTCTCACAGGCCACGGCAATATCCGATTCTCCGAAGAAGAACTGCGGCGCTTGCGCCTCTATCTCGAACGCGGCGGCTTTCTCTTCGCCAACGACGACTACGGCCTGGACGAATCCTTTCGCCGGGAAATCAAACGCGCATTCCCCGACAAAAAACTCGTCCCATTACCCCCGTCTTTTGGCCTCTTCAAAACGCCGTTTCAATTTCCAAATGGCTTGCCAAAAATCCACGAACACGACGGCGACCCACCTCAAGCTCTGGGTCTATTTCACGAAGACCGCCTGATCGTCTTTTACAACACAAGTAGCGACATCGCCGATGGATGGGATGACCCCGACGTACACAACGACCCGCCCGAAAAAAGACAAGAAGCCCTCAAAATGGGCACCAATGTCATTGTATGGGCGCTAACGCACTGA
- a CDS encoding YkgJ family cysteine cluster protein: protein MPRTLGKMREQAIGKVRRFLLLRFRKAYVAQQEKNRQGECNQCGNCCELLFKCPFLIKNDTGDTLCSIYENRPQQCAAFPIDTRCLSEVDFDCTYTFGTEPSILQIDKVKTET from the coding sequence ATGCCCAGAACCCTTGGCAAAATGCGCGAACAGGCTATAGGCAAAGTGCGGCGCTTCTTACTGCTGCGATTTCGCAAAGCCTACGTCGCGCAACAAGAAAAAAACCGACAGGGCGAATGCAACCAGTGTGGCAACTGCTGCGAACTCCTGTTCAAATGCCCATTTCTCATCAAAAATGACACTGGGGACACCCTGTGCAGCATCTACGAAAACCGTCCACAACAATGCGCGGCATTTCCAATTGACACGCGGTGTTTATCCGAAGTTGACTTCGACTGCACTTACACCTTTGGCACAGAGCCTTCCATCCTGCAAATAGACAAAGTAAAAACTGAAACATAA
- a CDS encoding aldose 1-epimerase family protein, with translation MEGMYRFVLTDVERALWTESWTIDESTLPLGTKHTWRVQKTALKGGVQDGVDLIELDNGALSVFIVPTRGMGIWKGTYRGIFLGWESPVRDLVNPAFIELNDRGGLGWLKGFNEWIVRCGIDSNGAPGNDIVIDNNGNEAEVFVPLHGKIANIPARYVEIQIDLTPPHRITVLGIVDETMMFGPALRLTTAISTELGSNNFTIADQVTNLNDKPAEMELLYHCNYGAPILEEGASIVTPHKTVSPRDPRAEEGFGTFDQCLGPTPGYIEQCYFYELAGNSEDNTSVLLKNAEGNIGSSLHYSLKQMPYFTLWKNTAATRDGYVVGLEPATNYPNAKSFERDAGRVITLNGGETRHCDLTIAVHDTKSSVQAAEREIEQMK, from the coding sequence ATGGAAGGCATGTATCGCTTTGTCCTCACCGATGTCGAACGCGCACTCTGGACAGAATCGTGGACCATCGATGAATCCACCCTGCCACTTGGCACAAAACATACCTGGCGCGTGCAAAAAACCGCCCTCAAAGGCGGCGTACAAGACGGGGTTGACCTCATAGAACTCGACAACGGGGCACTCTCCGTATTCATCGTCCCAACGCGCGGCATGGGAATATGGAAAGGCACTTATCGCGGCATATTCCTCGGCTGGGAATCGCCCGTGCGCGACCTCGTCAACCCGGCCTTCATCGAACTCAACGACCGGGGCGGCCTGGGATGGCTCAAAGGCTTTAACGAATGGATCGTGCGCTGTGGCATCGACAGCAATGGCGCCCCCGGCAACGACATCGTAATCGACAACAACGGCAACGAAGCCGAAGTCTTTGTTCCCCTGCACGGCAAAATCGCCAACATACCCGCGCGCTATGTCGAAATACAAATCGACCTGACACCACCCCATCGCATCACCGTATTGGGCATCGTCGATGAAACCATGATGTTTGGTCCCGCGCTGCGCCTCACCACAGCCATATCGACCGAACTCGGCAGCAACAACTTCACCATAGCCGATCAAGTGACCAACCTCAACGACAAACCCGCTGAAATGGAACTGCTCTACCACTGCAACTACGGCGCACCCATCCTCGAAGAAGGCGCATCTATCGTAACACCGCACAAAACCGTCTCCCCACGCGACCCACGCGCAGAGGAAGGCTTCGGCACCTTTGACCAATGCCTCGGTCCCACCCCGGGTTATATCGAACAATGTTATTTTTACGAACTCGCTGGCAACAGCGAAGACAACACATCTGTCCTGCTCAAAAACGCCGAAGGCAACATAGGGTCTTCGCTCCACTATTCACTCAAACAAATGCCGTACTTCACCCTCTGGAAAAACACCGCAGCAACGCGAGACGGATATGTCGTAGGCCTCGAACCCGCCACCAACTATCCCAACGCCAAAAGCTTTGAACGCGATGCTGGGCGCGTCATCACACTCAACGGTGGCGAAACCCGGCACTGCGACCTCACCATTGCCGTTCACGACACCAAAAGTAGCGTACAGGCTGCAGAGCGTGAAATCGAACAAATGAAGTAA